A single window of Kwoniella bestiolae CBS 10118 chromosome 4, complete sequence DNA harbors:
- a CDS encoding S-methyl-5'-thioadenosine phosphorylase: MSFGQLEANEKVLVGCIGGSGLYHLDNLTVVKKLDITTPWGKPSSPITISSLPSGDLIAFISRHGAHHTITPSEVPARANIAALKHIGCEAIIAFSAVGSLREEIAPGHFIIPDQIIDRTKGIRADTFFRGEGVVVHSMFGEPFSRKLSEFVAPKVQKILSEQEGEVKLHTGKTVVCMEGPAFSTRAESLMYRQWGGDIINMSVIPEAKLARECELDYTLICTSTDFDAWRVGEDPVTVEEVIKTLHTNAGNSRAVAAGLLQDVHNVVAEGKVLNEIKGSMKYACITRVESQPEEARKKFAFILPYFSD, encoded by the exons ATGTCGTTCGGTCAATTGGAAGCTAATGAGAAAG TCCTCGTTGGATGTATCGGTGGTTCGGGTCTATATCACCTTGACAACTTGACTGTTGT CAAAAAACTAGACATCACCACCCCCTGGGGCAAGCCCTCCTCCCCTAtaaccatctcctccctcccctcagGCGACCTCATAGCCTTCATCTCCCGACATGGAGCGCACCACACCATCACTCCCTCCGAAGTCCCCGCCCGAGCCAACATCGCAGCCCTCAAGCATATAGGGTGCGAAGCTATCATTGCCTTCTCCGCTGTGGGATCATTGAGGGAAGAAATTGCTCCTGGGCATTTCATCATTCCCGATCAGATCATTGATCGAACCAAGGGGATCAGGGCGGATACCTTCTTCAGGGGTGAGGGTGTGGTGGTACACTCGATGTTCGGTGAGCCCTTTTCTAGGAAATTGAGCGAATTCGTCGCTCCGAAAGTGCAGAAGATCCTGAGCGAgcaggagggagaggtgaagTTGCATACTGGCAAGACTGTTGTTTgtatggaag GTCCCGCTTTCTCAACCCGAGCAGAATCACTCATGTACAGACAATGGGGTggagatatcatcaacatgtctGTTATCCCCGAAGCCAAATTAGCTAGAGAGTGTGAACTTGA CTACACCCTCATCTGCACTTCCACCGATTTCGATGCCTGGCGAGTTGGTGAGGACCCCGTGACCGTCGAGGAAGTCATCAAAACCCTCCACACCAATGCTGGTAACTCCCGAGCAGTCGCCGCAGGATTATTGCAAGATGTGCACAACGTAGTGGCCGAAGGAAAGGTATTGAATGAGATCAAGGGATCAATGAAATACGCTTGTATCACTCgagtcgag TCACAACCCGAAGAAGCTCGAAAGAAGTTTGCCTTCATCTTGCCTTATTTCTCTGATTAG
- a CDS encoding ATP-dependent RNA helicase DBP8, with product MTTTKKSSRKGLDPEKKPEGIVLDQNEVLKAMMAAQKGKGKEVVSDEEDDESDYQSENEDESENGDQGSESEGSSSSVHRQAGVKRSRKSVDEDGSESEEDAPVQPSNTASTSRINLPSRTSTALNGKLPQSTTKADPSAAFSANPKPSSDTSFASLGLSQPLITALASINIRKPTEIQAACVGPILSGRDCIGGAKTGSGKTMAFALPIVERIARDPYGVWAVVLTPTRELAYQLSEQFLVVGKPLGLTTATIVGGMDMMTQAQQLEARPHIIVATPGRLCDLLRSDGMSQGKLSRVRTLVLDEADRLLTPTFAPELAYLFSQIPPKRQTCLFTATVSEAIMELANKPPPQGKEKPFVYRVESDTLTVSRLKQKYLFIPSQIRDPYLLYLLQHPPEDIDIALRADPKKKSQDSEPRQKKGKHAKRKIMEEEDENDNIPSTIIFTQRCATAHLLHLLLNQLEIPSVALHSHLTQPQRLLSLARFRAQEVKVLVTTDVGSRGLDIPEVAMVVNWDCPRRSDDYIHRVGRTARAGRGGVAITVVTERDVELVKMIEDDVKVKLQELSLPEETVLESMNKVALARRMATMEMHDSGFGERQAINKAKAVKRMKRDKASKGN from the exons ATGACAACTACAAAGAAATCATCGAGGAAGGGCTTGGACCCGGAGAAAAAGCCTGAGGGGATCGTATTGGACCAAAATGAAGTTCTGAAAGCTATGATGGCTGCCCAGAAGGGGAAGGGCAAAGAAGTAGTCTcagacgaggaggatgatgaatcCGACTATCAGTCAGAGAACGAGGATGAGTCGGAGAACGGTGATCAAGGTTCCGAGAGCGAAGGATCATCGAGTAGTGTCCACCGACAAGCAGGAGTCAAGCGAAGTAGAAAGTCTGTTGATGAAGACGGATCGgaaagtgaggaagatgcgcCTGTTCAACCTAGTAATACAGCCTCGACATCACGAATCAACCTCCCATCTCGGACATCCACTGCTCTCAACGGTAAACTTCCTCAATCAACGACCAAAGCCGACCCTTCAGCAGCATTCTCTGCCAACCccaaaccttcttcagatACCAGCTTTGCTTCCCTCGGATTATCTCAGCCTCTGATCACAGCTTTGGCATCGATAAATATCCGTAAACCCACTGAGATCCAGGCTGCATGTGTAGGACCCATACTTTCAG GGAGAGACTGTATTGGAGGAGCTAAGACAGGTAGTGGTAAAACTATGGCGTTTGCTTTGCCCATTGTAGAAAGGATAGCTAGGGATCCATACGGAGTCTGGGCAGTCGTATTGACTCCTACCAG AGAACTCGCATATCAGCTGTCTGAACAGTTCCTAGTAGTTGGTAAACCGCTAGGACTCACCACAGCCACGATAGTAGGAGGAATGGACATGATgactcaagctcaacagcTGGAAGCTCGCCCGCATATCATCGTAGCTACTCCTGGAAGGTTATGCGATCTACTAAGAAGTGATGGGATGAGCCAGGGGAAGTTGAGCAGAGTGAGAACTCTG GTACTCGATGAAGCGGATAGACTCCTTACGCCTACCTTCGCTCCGGAACTGGCATACTTGTTCTCTCAGATACCGCCCAAACGTCAGACTTGCCTGTTTACTGCGACGGTCAGCGAAGCAATAATGGAACTGGCAAACAAACCTCCTCCGCAGGGGAAGGAGAAACCTTTCGTGTATAGAGTGGAATCGGA CACATTGACGGTATCTCGGTTAAAGCAGAAATACTTGTTCATTCCCTCTCAAATCCGAGACCCCTATTTACTTTAtctcctccaacatccacctgaagatatcgatattgCTCTGAGAGCTGAtccaaagaagaaatctcAGGATTCGGAACCCAGACAGAAGAAGGGCAAACATGCTAAGAGAAAGattatggaagaagaagatgaaaatgATAATATCCCTTCAACCATCATATTCACCCAACGATGCGCTACCGCGCATCTACTTCACCTCTTGTTGAACCAACTAGAAATCCCTTCCGTGGCATTGCATTCCCACCTCACCCAGCCTCAGCGATTACTTTCCCTAGCCAGATTCCGAGCTCAGGAAGTAAAGGTTCTAGTAACTACGGATGTGGGATCTCGAGGATTAGATATACCCGAAGTAGCTATGGTGGTGAATTGGGATTGTCCGAGAAGGTCGGACGATTATATTCATAGAGTCGGACGAACAGCGCGAGCTGGACGAGGTGGTGTGGCTATTACTGTGGTCACTGAGCGGGATGTGGAGttggtgaagatgattgaggatgatgtgaagGTGAAGCTACAGGAGCTGAGTTTGCCCGAGGAGACTGTACTGGAGAGTATGAATAAGGTTGCGTTGGCTAGGAGGATGGCTACTATG GAAATGCACGATTCAGGATTTGGCGAGAGACAGGCTATCAATAAGGCTAAGGCTGtaaagaggatgaagagggataaggCGTCGAAGGGTAACTAG